One window of the Xiphophorus hellerii strain 12219 chromosome 15, Xiphophorus_hellerii-4.1, whole genome shotgun sequence genome contains the following:
- the ndufb1 gene encoding NADH dehydrogenase [ubiquinone] 1 beta subcomplex subunit 1 yields the protein MVKFALPTSVNWAHILVPMGFVIGWYLDKQQDQKLTAFRNKSALYKRELKPGEEVTWK from the exons ATGGTCAAATTCGCATTACCAACCAGTGTGAATTGGGCACACATATTGGTTCCCATGGGCTTTGTGATTGGATGGTACCTTGACAAACAACAGGACCAGAAGCTGACAGCATTCAGAAACAAGAGTGCACTGTACAAGAG AGAGTTGAAACCTGGCGAGGAGGTGACCTGGAAGTAG